In Dethiobacter alkaliphilus AHT 1, the DNA window TACTTCCACTTTCATCATGGGCTCCAGAATGGCAGGATCTGCTTTGTTTACACCGTTTTTGAAGGCCATGGAACCGGCTACTTTAAAGGCCATTTCCGAGGAGTCCACATCGTGGTAGGAACCGTCCACAACGGTTACCTTCACATCAATTAACGGGAAACCGGCAACCACACCGGTGTTCATGGCTTCCTGAATGCCATTGTCGATGGGAGCGATATATTCCTTGGGAATTACGCCGCCCACGATTTTGCTCTCAAAGATATAACCTTCACCGCCGGGCTCCAGAGGCTCCAGCTCGATGACACAGTGGCCGTACTGGCCACGGCCGCCGGACTGGCGGACGAACTTGCCTTCGGCCTTGGTGGCCTTGCGGATGGTTTCTTTATAGGCAACCTGGGGCTTACCTACGTTGGCGCCTACCTTAAACTCTCTTAGCAGACGGTCAATGATGATTTCCAGGTGCAGCTCACCCATACCGGAGATAATGGTCTGGCCGGTCTCTTCGTCGGTTCTGGCCCGGAAGGTGGGATCTTCCTCCGAAAGCTTTGCCAGAGAGATGGACATCTTCTCCTGGTCGGCTTTGGTTTTGGGCTCAATGGCCACGTCAATTACCGGCTCAGGGAAGCTGATGGTCTCCAAAAGTACCTGAGACTGCTCATCACAGAGGGTGTCACCGGTGGTGGTGTTTTTCAGGCCCACAATGGCCACAATGTCACCGGCGGTAACATCCTTAATTTCTTCCCGGTGGTTAGCGTGCATGCGCAGTACCCGGCCGATTCTTTCCCGCTTTCCTTTGGAGGAGTTGTAGACATAGGAACCACTCTCCATCACACCGGAATAAACACGGGCGTAGGTCAGTTTACCCACATAGGGGTCGGACATAATCTTAAAGGCCAGGGCGGCAAACGGCTCCGCATCATCAGCCTTTCTGACCACCTCTTCCTCGGTACCCGGCACAACACCGCTTACCGGCGGAACATCATGAGGCGAGGGCATATACTGAATAACTGCGTCCAACATGGGCTGAACACCTTTATTCTTGTAGGAAGAACCGCAGAGAACCGGGACTATTTCCACAGCAATGGTTCCCTTGCGCAGGGCGGCCTTGATCTGGTCCTCACTGATTTCTTCACCTTCAAGATACATCATCATCAGTTCTTCATCGAATTCTGCAGCGGCTTCCAGCAACTTTTCCCGGTATTCCTGGGCCAATTCCAACAGGTCGTCGGGAATCTCCGTTTCATCACTGCGGGTTCCCAGGTCATCGGTGTAGATAATGGATTTCATGCGAATCAAGTCAATGATTCCCTGGAAATTATCTTCCGCACCGATGGGGAGCTGGATGGGGACCGCGTTTACGTTCAGACGATTCTTCATGGATTCCAGTACATAAAAGAAATCTGCGCCTGTAATGTCCATTTTGTTAACATAGGCCATACGCGGAACACGGTACTTGTCGGCCTGGCGCCAAACCGTTTCTGACTGCGGCTCAACGCCGCCCTTGGCACAAAATACGCCAACGGCACCGTCCAAAATTCTTAAGCTGCGTTCAACCTCTACAGTAAAATCAACGTGTCCGGGTGTGTCAATGATGTTAATGGTATGATCCTGCCACATGGCGGTGGTAGCGGCGGACGTAATGGTGATACCCCGTTCCTGCTCCTGGGCCATCCAGTCCATGGTGGCCGCACCGTCATGCACCTCACCCAGCTTGTGAACGCGCCCTGTGTAAAACAGAATCCGCTCTGTAGTTGTAGTCTTGCCGGCGTCAATATGCGCCATGATGCCAATGTTTCTTGTTTTTTCCAAGGGGGTAGTTCTTGGCATTTAAGGTCCCCTCCTTTCCTTCATAGCATGTAATTATAAAAGTTATTTTAGTCAAAAGAAATGTGTACGTACTGCTTACCAGCGGTAATGGGCAAAAGCTTTGTTGGCTTCGGCCATACGATGGGTATCTTCTTTCTTCTTGAAGGCACCACCGGTATTGTTTACCGCATCCATCAGCTCAGCAGCCAATCGTTCCGCCATGGTCTTCTCTCCACGCTCCCGGGCGTATCTTGTTAGCCAACGAAGAGCAAGGATATTACGACGATGGGCAGAAACTTCCACAGGCACCTGATAGTTGGCACCACCAACACGGCGTGCTTTAACTTCCAGGACAGGGGAAACGTTCTTTACTGCGTTATCAAAAACTTCCTTGGGATCCTGGCCTGTTTTCTCCCGGATAATCTCCATGGCATCATAAAAGATGGACTGGGCCACCCCTTTTTTGCCATCCAGCATCAAAGAGTTAACAAACTTGGTGATCATTTTGGAATTATAAATCGGATCAGGTAACACATCCCTCTTGGGGACCGGACCTTTACGGGGCATACTCTACTCCTCCTTCCTTTTTGCGAGGCAATAACCTGCGCAAATGCTGCGTTCTCGGTCGTCTTGGCTCGTGCGACGAACCAATTGTTCGCCTTACTCGCCGCGCTCCCTGCGGCCTTGCCTTGCTTGGTTCTTGCCTCGCAAAGCAGCCACAGTTTAAAGCCGAGATTATTGGTGAAATGTTAAAAATTTACTTCTTTTTGCGCTTAGCGCCGTATTTGGAACGCGCTTGATTGCGGTTTTCTACGCCTGCGGTGTCCAATGCGCCGCGCACTAAGTGATAACGTACGCCGGGAAGGTCTTTTACACGACCGCCACGGACAAGCACCACAGAGTGCTCCTGGAGATTATGACCGATACCGGGAATATAGGTTGTCACCTCAATCCCGTTTGTCAGACGAACACGGGCGATTTTACGCAGTGCTGAGTTCGGCTTTTTGGGTGTGGTTGTTGAAACACGAGTACATACGCCGCGCTTTTGTGGAGAACTGTCCAAAGCGGGGGACGTTGACTTCTTTTTGATTTCTACTCTTCCCTGGCGGACCAATTGGTTCAGGGTCGGCATCCCACTCCACCTCCTTCCTGAAATGTGCAAGTGTAAATCCTCCGCCCGCCGTTGGGCGGGCGAAGGCAAAGGTTAATCTTCCAGCAAAATGGCAGCGGTAGCTGCGCTTACCTTAATGTTGCAGGCCTTGCCCAGTTCATCCATGGTTTCCACCACGGTGACCGGAATGTCTTTTTGCCCGCACGCTTGTGCAATGGGCCGGGTCACCCGCTCATCCGCATCCCTGGCGATAAAAACATGCCGGGCTTTGCCGCATTCCACGGCTTTTTGCGTCTGCTTGGTCCCCGTCACCGTTTGGCGTGCCTGCTTCAGGTTTTCCAGATCCATAAGCATCCTCCCAGAATTATGGGTAAAAGGCACACTTAGATATTTTACCACCATCGGTTTTGCTTGTCAATTATTATTCTTCGTCCTGGACCACCGGTTGTTCTTCCTGGGTGAAGTCTGCATCGTCGGCCAGGATATCATCAAAGATGGAGTCATCCATATCGCAACCGGGAACTTCCACCAGCGGCTTGATCTGAATGTTGCGGTAGCGGTTCATGCCGGTTCCCGCAGGAACCAGTTTGCCGATAATAACGTTTTCTTTGAGTCCCAAAAGCGGATCGTTCTTGCCTTTGATGGCTGCCTCGGTGAGAACGCGGGTGGTTTCCTGGAATGAGGCGGCGGAGAGGAAGGAATCGGTGGCCAGAGAGGCCTTGGTGATACCCAACAACAGTGGACGGGCCTCAGCTGGCTCGCCACCGTTGGCCACAACCCCTTCGTTTACTTCATCAAAGATGAAGCTGTCAACCAGGCCGCCGGGCAAGAGGTCGGTGTCTCCCGCTTCTTCCACCTTGATTTTCTTCAGCATCTGGCGGATCATTACTTCAATGTGTTTATCGTTAATGTCAACACCCTGCAGCCGGTATACCCGCTGCACCTCCTGCAGAAGGTAGACCTGCACTCCGCGGGGCCCTTTGACTTTTAGGAGGTCGTGGGGGTTTACCGAACCTTCGGTGAGCTCCTGACCCGCCTCCACATGGTCGCCGTTTTTAACCTTCAGGCGTGAACCGTAGGGAATGGGGTAAGTTTTGGTCTCACCGTGCTCCGGTGTGACCTGAACTTCCCGGCGCTGGCGCGCCTCGGTAATTTCCACTGAACCGTCCACTTCGGTGATAACGGCCAACCCTTTGGGCTTTCTGGCTTCGAAAAGTTCCTCAATCCGGGGAAGACCCTGGGTAATGTCGTCACCGGCCACACCACCGGTATGGAACGTCCGCATGGTGAGCTGTGTTCCCGGCTCCCCAATGGACTGGGCGGCGATAATGCCCACCGCCTCACCCACATCCACAATACGTCCGGTGGCCAGGTTACGGCCGTAGCATCTGACGCAGACTCCGTGGCGGGTTTTACAGGTAAGCACTGAACGAATGTGAATCTCCTCAATGCCTTTGGCCAGAATTTCATCGGCTTTATCTTCATCGATGAATTCGTTTTTGGCCACCAGGAGCGTTCCTTCTTCCGGATCAAAGAGATCGGCCATGGCGTAGCGACCGTTGATGCGGTCGTGTAAATCTTCAATTACCTCGCTGCCGTCCCGGATTTCGGAAACGGTAATACCCTGTTGGGTACCGCAGTCGATTTCGCGAACGATGACATCCTGGGCCACATCCACCAGTCGGCGGGTGAGGTAACCGGAGTCGGCGGTCTTAAGCGCCGTATCCGCCAAACCTTTCCGGGCACCGTGGGTGGAAATAAAGTATTCCAAAACGGTGAGACCTTCACGGAAATTGGCCTTAATGGGTAAGTCGATGATGCGGCCGGTGGGGTCGGCCATCAGACCGCGCATCCCGGCAAGCTGGGTAATCTGTGAGATGTTACCACGGGCACCGGAGTGGGCCATCATAAAGATGGGGTTAAAGGGATCAAGGGTACCCATCAGCTCTTTGGTTACATCATCCTTGGCTTTGGTCCAGATTTCGATGACGTGGTCGTAGCGTTCTTCATCGGTAATCAGACCGCGGCGGAACTGCTTTTCAATCTTTTCAACTTTTCCTTCGGCTCCCTGCAGAATCTGCGGCTTGGCTTCCGGGACGGTAATATCATCCACCGCCACGGTAATGCCGGCGCGGGTTGCGTAGGTAAAGCCGGTCTTTTTAATGTCATCAAGAATTTCTGAAGTGCGGGTATTGCCGTACTGGCGGTAACAGCGTCCGATGATGCTGCCTAAGAACCCCTTTTTCACCGCTTCGCTGGTAGGATGCTTGGCGATGATTTCGGCAATGTTTAGTCCCCGCTCCAGAATAAAGTCTTCATCATCCACCGGATTGTTGAAATCCGGATTGTTAATGTAGATAAAGTCTTCCGGGAATATATTGTTAAAGATCAGTTTACCCACTGTGGTGATAAACAGTTTGGTGCCCGGTGTGCGGCGCATCTCTTCCCGGCCGATGAACAGCTTGGGATAGTTATTGATATTCACGGCCACACGGGCATGCAGAGCCACCAAACCGGACTGGTAGGCCAAAATGGCTTCCAGCGGAGAGGCGAACACCTTACCTTCTCCTTGTGCCCCTTCCCGCTCCACAGTAAGGTAATACATTCCCAGAACCATGTCCTGTGTCGGTGTGGTTACCGGCCGGCCGTCCTTGGGGTTAAGAATGTTTTGTGCCGAAAGCATTAAAAGGCGTGCTTCGGCCTGTGCTTCCGCGGAGAGCGGTACGTGCACCGCCATCTGGTCACCGTCAAAGTCGGCGTTATAGGCGGTACAGACCAGCGGGTGGATTTTGATGGCCCGGCCCTCAACCAGCACCGGTTCAAAAGCCTGAATACCCAGGCGGTGCAGGGTTGGCGCCCGGTTTAGGAGCACCGGATGGTCGCGAATCACATCTTCCAGTACATCCCACACTTCCGGACGGACTTTTTCCACCATGCGCTTGGCACTTTTAATATTATGGGCAAAGCCGTCGTTTACCAACCGCTTCATGACAAAGGGCTTAAACAGCTCCAGAGCCATTTCCTTGGGCAGGCCGCACTGGTAAAGTTTCATTTCCGGACCCACCACGATTACGGAACGGCCGGAGTAGTCCACCCGTTTACCCAAGAGGTTCTGACGGAACCGTCCCTGCTTACCTTTGAGCATATCGGAAAGGGACTTTAACGGTCTGTTGCCGGGCCCGGTTACCGGACGGCCGCGGCGGCCGTTGTCAATCAGGGCATCCACCGCTTCCTGCAGCATCCGCTTCTCGTTGCGGACGATAATATCCGGTGCGCCCAGGTCTAAGAGACGCTTGAGCCGGTTATTGCGGTTAATTACACGACGATACAGATCGTTTAAGTCGGAGGTGGCAAAGCGGCCGCCGTCCAGCTGCACCATGGGGCGCAGATCCGGGGGGATGACGGGAATCACATCCAGAATCATCCACATGGGATTGTTGCCGGAGAGCCGGAAGGCTTCAGACACTTCCAGGCGGCGCACAGCTCTGATTTTCTTCTGGCCGGTGGCGGAACGCAGTTCACTGCGCAGGTCTTTGACCATCTGCTCCAGGTCGATTTCATCCAGGAGCTTTTTCACCGCTTCAGCACCCATTTCCGCTTTAAAACCGCGGCCGGCCCTAAAGAGATGATCATACTTTTCGCGATACTCGCGGAATTCCATTTCCGTTAAAAGCTGCTTTTTGACTAGCCCGGTATCACCGGGATCGATTACCACATAAGCGGCAAAATACAGGACTTTTTCCAGGGCTCTGGGCGACATGTCCAGCAAAAGCCCCATCCGGCTGGGAATTCCTTTGAAATACCAAATGTGGGAAACGGCGGCGGCCAGTTCAATATGGCCCATGCGCTCCCGACGGACCTTGGCCCGTGTAACTTCCACACCACAGCGATCGCAAACGATTCCTTTGTAGCGGACACGCTTGTATTTCCCACAGTGACATTCCCAGTCCTTTTGCGGACCAAAAATCTTTTCGCAGAAAAGTCCTTCGCGCTCCGGTTTCAGTGTGCGGTAGTTGATGGTTTCCGGCTTTTTAACTTCACCCCGGGACCAGGCCCGGATTTGTTCAGGCGATGCCAGGCCGATTTTTAAAGCATCAAAATTGTTAACATCCAGCAAGGGCACTTCCTCCCTTTCGTCTACTCTTAACCCACGGTTAACAGACAGTTGCAACTCAACCTATTCTTCATCATCGTCAAACTCTTCATCAAGGCCGCGGCGCGGCTTTTTCCTGCCGTATGAAAGGTCGTCATCTTCATCATCGTCAAGGTCCAGATCTTCCAGATCATCGCCCAGATCATCGTCTTCCAGTTCTAACTCCAAATCCACATCCAGGTCCAAATCTTCATCCTCGGTACCGGCCAGAGAAATCTTGGCCAACTCTTCCTCGGTGAGCTCCACCTCAGCGTCATCGTCCTCTTCAGACTCCTCTTCATCCACCACTTCTTCTTTGAGAACATGGATTTCGCCGTCTTTGTCTTCATCTTCGGTGCCTTCGATGTTAACACCCAGATCGCGGACTTCACCGTCTTCGTCGGCTTCTTTGATTTCCAGCTCGCCCACTTCTTCATCCACAACCTTCACATCCATACCCAGACTCTGCAGCTCCTTCACCAGCACCTTAAATGATTCGGGCACGCCGGGTTCGGGAATGTTTTCGCCTTTGACAATGGCTTCATAGGTTTTTACCCGGCCCACCACGTCATCGGACTTAACGGTAAGAATCTCCTGCAGGGTATAGGCGGCGCCGTAGGCTTCCAGCGCCCAGACCTCCATCTCCCCGAAACGCTGGCCGCCAAACTGAGCTTTACCGCCCAGCGGCTGCTGGGTAACCAGGGAGTACGGCCCGGTGGAACGGGCGTGGATTTTATCGTCTACCAAATGGGCCAGTTTCAGCATATATACATAGCCCACGGTTACAGTGTTGTCAAAGGCCTCGCCGGTACGGCCGTCAAACAGGGTAGTCTTGCCGTTCTCCGGCAGTCCCGCCTCTTTAAAGGCATCAAATACGTCTTCCTCCCTGGCGCCGTCAAAGACGGGGGAGGCAATGTGAATGCCCATGGTCTTGGCAGCCCAGCCCAGGTGTGTTTCCAGGATCTGTCCGATATTCATCCGGGAGGGAACGCCCAGGGGGTTTAGCACAATCTGGACCGGAGTACCGTCGGGTAAAAACGGCATATCCTCTTCCGGCATAATGCGGGCGATAACCCCTTTGTTGCCGTGGCGGCCCGCCATTTTATCCCCTTCGGAGATTTTACGCTTCTGGGCCACGTAAGCGCGCACCAGTTGGTTCACACCGGGGGGCAGTTCATCACCGTTTTCACGGGAAAATACTTTTACGTCCACCACCATACCGCTTTCACCGTGGGGCACTCGCAGGGAGGTATCCCGGACTTCCCGGGCTTTCTCCCCGAAAATGGCCCGCAGCAAACGTTCTTCTGCGGTCAGCTCGGTCTCGCCTTTAGGTGTTACCTTACCCACCAGGATATCGCCGGCCCGGACTTCTGCGCCCACACGGATAATGCCGCGCTCATCCAGGTCCTTTAAGGCTTCTTCACCCACATTGGGGATATCCCGGGTGATTTCCTCCGGGCCCAACTTGGTATCACGGGCCTCGGACTCGTATTCTTCAATATGAATGGAGGTAAAGACATCTTCTTTTACCATCTTTTCGCTAAGTAAGATGGCGTCCTCGTAGTTGTAGCCTTCCCAGGGCATAAAGGCCACCAGGATATTACGTCCCAGCGCCAGCTCACCGTGATCGGTGGAAGGACCGTCGGCAATCACAGCGCCGGCGGCTACTTTTTGGCCGTGGGTGACGGTGGGTCGCTGGTTCATACAGGTTCCCTGGTTGGAACGCTTGAATTTCTGCAAGGTATAGATATCGCAGCCGCGCGGAAAACCTTCTCTGGGTTCACCGGGGAAAGTTTCGCCGGTGCGGCCGTTAATATGCCGGTTGGGCGCTTCCGGATCATCATCGCGCCTGATCATAATGGAATCGGCGGAGACAAAAACAATCTCACCACCGTTTTTGGCCAACACCACCACACCGGAGTCACGGGCAGTTTTATACTCCATGCCCGTCCCCACCAGCGGCGCTTCCGCCTTCAAAAGGGGCACAGCCTGACGCTGCATGTTGGCTCCCATAAGGGCCCGGTTGGCGTCATCGTTTTCCAGGAAAGGAATAAGGGCTGTGGCCACAGAAACCAGCTGTTTTGGTGAAACGTCCATAAAATCAATGTTGGAGGGCGGACGCAGTACAGTTTCGTGGCGATAACGGCAGGTAATGCGCTCTGCCAGGAAGTGGCCGTTTTCATCCAGAAGGGCGTTGGCCTGCGCCACGGTATAGTTGTCCTCATCGTCGGCGGTAAGGTAAACAATTTCCTCGGTTACCCGGCCTTTTTCCTTATCTACTTTACGGTAAGGTGTTTCAATAAAGCCGTATTCATTGATCCGTCCAAAGGAGGACAACGAACCGATGAGGCCGATGTTTGGTCCTTCAGGGGTTTCAATGGGACACATGCGGCCGTAGTGGGAATGGTGAACATCCCGCACTTCAAAACCGGCACGCTCCCGGCTCAAACCACCGGGGCCCAAAGCGGACAAACGGCGTTTATGGGTCAGCTCCGCCAGCGGGTTGGTCTGGTCCATAAACTGGGACAGCTGACTGGAACCGAAAAACTCTTTAATGGAAGCAATAACCGGGCGGATATTAATCAGCGCCTGGGGAGTAATGGCTTCCACATCCTGAATGGTCATCCGTTCCCGAACCACCCTCTCCATGCGGGAAAGGCCGATTCTAAACTGGTTTTGCAAAAGTTCACCCACGCTGCGCAGGCGGCGGTTACCCAGATGGTCGATATCATCGGTATGTCCCACACCGTCCATCAAATTAAGAATGTAACCGATGGCCGCCACGATGTCTTCCCTGGTCAGGTGCTTCACACCGGGAGTGATTCGTTCGTTGTTTAAAACCACAATTTCTTTATCGTCGGCGGTAATACGGATGCGGCTTACGCCTTTTTCCTCAAAGGACCGGGCCATATCCACCGTTACCGTCTCGCCGGCCCGGGCCAGCACATTACCTTCGGGATCCAGCACGTTATCGGCCAGATTGCGGTGCAGTACCCGTGGTACAAAGGATAACTTTTTATTTACTTTATAACGGCCCACATGGGCAAAATCATAGCGTTTGGGCTCAAAAAACAACGACTCAAACAAAGAACGGGCGTTTTCCACGTTAAGAGGCTCGCCGGGGCGCAGTCGCTTATAAATCTCCAAAATACCGGCTTCAAAGGTATCGGTATGATCTTTCTCCAGCGTGGCCAAAATTCTGGGGTCATGGTCATAAAGACCCAGAATATCATTGTTGGTTCCGTAACCAATAGCACGCAGAAGCACCGTAACCGGCACTTTCCGGGTACGGTCCACTCGGACATAAATTACATCATTGACATCGGTCTCAAACTCCAGCCAGGCCCCTCTGTTGGGAATAATGGTTCCCGCAAACAGCGTTTTACCCACAAAATCAATCTGGCTGTTAAAATACACTCCGGGAGAGCGGACCAACTGGCTGACGATGACCCGTTCGGCACCATTGATGATGAACGTGCCGTTTTCCGTCATTAGTGGGAAGTCTCCCATGAAAACTTCCTGCTCTTTTACTTCGCCGGTCTCCTTGTTAATCAGGCGGACACGGACACGTAGCGGGACCGAAAACGTGGCGTCGCGCTCTTTGCACTCGTCCACGGAATACTTCGGTTCACCCAGGGAATATCCTATGAATTCCAAAACCAGGTTTCCAGTAAAGTCCTGAATCGGTGAGATTTCATTAAACATCTCCTGTAATCCCTCGCTGAGAAACCAGCGATAGGAAAACTGTTGGATCTCAATCAGATTGGGCAGATCCAGAACTTCGTCAATCCGTGCGTAGGTGCGGCGCTTCCTCGTTCCCGCGTCGACGACTTTGAACATGTCAGGCACTCACTCCTGTCCCTAGGTTTTACCCTAAAAAATAACAATACCTTCTTAAACATATTTAGGGAATAAATCCGCAACATTATAGTCTTTCCAGTTATGCAATTTCATATACGAAAATATACATAAATAGGGCTTACTGAATAAGTCATTCCATGACTTATTCAGTTGCGGACGAAGTCCGCACTGAATTAAGAAAAGCTGGCTTTTCTTAATTCAGACGCCGTATTTACGACGTCTGAATTTGAGAGTGTAACTCTCAAATTCGGGTGCACGTGTACACGTGCACCTGAATACCTCAAAAAATCTACTGATGGCAATGCTAGATAGCGATTTTTTGAGTGATTCAGTAAGTCCTAAATAAGGCAAAGAAGGCATTGTTAAGCAGTTTATAATAATATCACAATACCCCTCGCATGTCAAGGAATGGCAGCGATAAACACAGATTTCCCCTGTCAGTCGAAAAAAGAAGAAAAGCTTGCGCTTTGGACTTTCTTTAAAGCAAGCTTTACTGATGAGATAATATTAAACGGCAGTGACAAAAAGGCACCCGCAAAGGGGTGCCTTTTTCACTACACCGCTGGAGATAAAACTATTTTACTTCCACGCTGGCGCCAGCTTCTTCCAGCTTGGCTTTCAGAGCGTCGGCATCTTCTTTGCTTACTTTTTCCTTTACAGCCTTGGGAGCGTTGTCAACCAGCTCTTTGGCTTCTTTGAGGCCAAGACCGGTAGCTTCACGTACAGCCTTAATTACCTGAACCTTCTTGTCTCCGGCACCGGACAGAACTACATCGAATTCGGTCTGCTCAGCGGCAGCGGGAGCATCTCCACCGGCAGCGGGAGCAGCAGCCATGGCCACAGGTGCAGCGGCGGATACGCCAAACTCTTCTTCAAAAGCCTTTACCAGCTCAGACAATTCCAAAACAGTCATCTCTTTTACGATTTCCAAAACTTCATTAACTTTAGACATTCTTAAAATCCTCCTTATAATTCAAGCATAGTTTTTTTATAATTTATTAACCTTCGTTGGCAGCGCGCTGTTCTCTTACAGCGTCTAAAGTGCCCACGAACTTACGCAGCATAGCTTGCGCTGCTCCGGCAAATCCGGTCATCGGTGCGGCGAATGCGCCGGCCACCTGACCCAGTAGTACTTCACGGGACGGCAGGTCTGCCAGTGCCTTAATGCGGGCCGGATCAATCAGGTTGCCTTCCAGAAGACCGCCTTTAATCTCCAGCTTGTCATTCTCCTTGGCAAACTTGGACAAAACTTTGGCCGGTGCCACCGCATCCTCAAAACCATAGGCAATGGCTGTGGGGCCTTCCAGATATGTGTCCAGCGCCTCATAACCCAGTTCATGGGCCGCAATGCTGGCCAATGTGTTTTTTACAACCACATACTTCACATTTTCAGCACGCAGAGCGCGGCGCAGTTGTGTAATCTCATCCACATTAAGTCCACGATAGTCGGTAACAATGGCACTCTGGGCGTTCTGCAGATCTTCCTTTACTTCACTGACAACTTGCTTCTTGGCCTGTTTGGTAATGCTCATCCTTCCACCTCCCTTTTGGCAGGAATTATATCCTGACTGTGGCTTGTTTACCCTACTGCTACACATCCCAGATAATTGGGGTATAAACCAAAAGATGGCCTCCGCGCAGACACACGGAGGCCATCAATAGCTTTTCAGACAAATGATGACTTTCCGACCTCGGCAGGCGACGAATCCTTAAGCTCCAAAAGAGCACCTGCTGTCTACAGCCTGAAACGTTATTTATTGATTTATACGTGCACGGGGCATTTTATCATATGCTGCCGCTTTTTGCAAGCTTTATTACTTGGCTTTGCCAAGTGCCGCCGCTTTCTGGGTATTAATCCGGATTCCCGGCCCCATGGTGGAGGCGACGGTGATGGAACGAAGATACTGACCCTTGGCAGCTGCCGGCTTAACTTTGATTAAGGTATCGATGATGGTGTTGAAGTTTTCCTGCAACTTCTCCATTTCAAAGGAAGCCTTGCCGATGGGG includes these proteins:
- the rpsL gene encoding 30S ribosomal protein S12 gives rise to the protein MPTLNQLVRQGRVEIKKKSTSPALDSSPQKRGVCTRVSTTTPKKPNSALRKIARVRLTNGIEVTTYIPGIGHNLQEHSVVLVRGGRVKDLPGVRYHLVRGALDTAGVENRNQARSKYGAKRKKK
- the rpsG gene encoding 30S ribosomal protein S7, whose product is MPRKGPVPKRDVLPDPIYNSKMITKFVNSLMLDGKKGVAQSIFYDAMEIIREKTGQDPKEVFDNAVKNVSPVLEVKARRVGGANYQVPVEVSAHRRNILALRWLTRYARERGEKTMAERLAAELMDAVNNTGGAFKKKEDTHRMAEANKAFAHYRW
- the fusA gene encoding elongation factor G, translating into MPRTTPLEKTRNIGIMAHIDAGKTTTTERILFYTGRVHKLGEVHDGAATMDWMAQEQERGITITSAATTAMWQDHTINIIDTPGHVDFTVEVERSLRILDGAVGVFCAKGGVEPQSETVWRQADKYRVPRMAYVNKMDITGADFFYVLESMKNRLNVNAVPIQLPIGAEDNFQGIIDLIRMKSIIYTDDLGTRSDETEIPDDLLELAQEYREKLLEAAAEFDEELMMMYLEGEEISEDQIKAALRKGTIAVEIVPVLCGSSYKNKGVQPMLDAVIQYMPSPHDVPPVSGVVPGTEEEVVRKADDAEPFAALAFKIMSDPYVGKLTYARVYSGVMESGSYVYNSSKGKRERIGRVLRMHANHREEIKDVTAGDIVAIVGLKNTTTGDTLCDEQSQVLLETISFPEPVIDVAIEPKTKADQEKMSISLAKLSEEDPTFRARTDEETGQTIISGMGELHLEIIIDRLLREFKVGANVGKPQVAYKETIRKATKAEGKFVRQSGGRGQYGHCVIELEPLEPGGEGYIFESKIVGGVIPKEYIAPIDNGIQEAMNTGVVAGFPLIDVKVTVVDGSYHDVDSSEMAFKVAGSMAFKNGVNKADPAILEPMMKVEVTVPEEYMGDVMGDINSRRGRVEGMEPRMGSQVIRAKVPLSEMFGYATDLRSKTQGRGTYSMEFDSYEEMPKNMAQEIIEKQQG
- a CDS encoding L7Ae/L30e/S12e/Gadd45 family ribosomal protein, producing MDLENLKQARQTVTGTKQTQKAVECGKARHVFIARDADERVTRPIAQACGQKDIPVTVVETMDELGKACNIKVSAATAAILLED
- the rpoC gene encoding DNA-directed RNA polymerase subunit beta', with the translated sequence MLDVNNFDALKIGLASPEQIRAWSRGEVKKPETINYRTLKPEREGLFCEKIFGPQKDWECHCGKYKRVRYKGIVCDRCGVEVTRAKVRRERMGHIELAAAVSHIWYFKGIPSRMGLLLDMSPRALEKVLYFAAYVVIDPGDTGLVKKQLLTEMEFREYREKYDHLFRAGRGFKAEMGAEAVKKLLDEIDLEQMVKDLRSELRSATGQKKIRAVRRLEVSEAFRLSGNNPMWMILDVIPVIPPDLRPMVQLDGGRFATSDLNDLYRRVINRNNRLKRLLDLGAPDIIVRNEKRMLQEAVDALIDNGRRGRPVTGPGNRPLKSLSDMLKGKQGRFRQNLLGKRVDYSGRSVIVVGPEMKLYQCGLPKEMALELFKPFVMKRLVNDGFAHNIKSAKRMVEKVRPEVWDVLEDVIRDHPVLLNRAPTLHRLGIQAFEPVLVEGRAIKIHPLVCTAYNADFDGDQMAVHVPLSAEAQAEARLLMLSAQNILNPKDGRPVTTPTQDMVLGMYYLTVEREGAQGEGKVFASPLEAILAYQSGLVALHARVAVNINNYPKLFIGREEMRRTPGTKLFITTVGKLIFNNIFPEDFIYINNPDFNNPVDDEDFILERGLNIAEIIAKHPTSEAVKKGFLGSIIGRCYRQYGNTRTSEILDDIKKTGFTYATRAGITVAVDDITVPEAKPQILQGAEGKVEKIEKQFRRGLITDEERYDHVIEIWTKAKDDVTKELMGTLDPFNPIFMMAHSGARGNISQITQLAGMRGLMADPTGRIIDLPIKANFREGLTVLEYFISTHGARKGLADTALKTADSGYLTRRLVDVAQDVIVREIDCGTQQGITVSEIRDGSEVIEDLHDRINGRYAMADLFDPEEGTLLVAKNEFIDEDKADEILAKGIEEIHIRSVLTCKTRHGVCVRCYGRNLATGRIVDVGEAVGIIAAQSIGEPGTQLTMRTFHTGGVAGDDITQGLPRIEELFEARKPKGLAVITEVDGSVEITEARQRREVQVTPEHGETKTYPIPYGSRLKVKNGDHVEAGQELTEGSVNPHDLLKVKGPRGVQVYLLQEVQRVYRLQGVDINDKHIEVMIRQMLKKIKVEEAGDTDLLPGGLVDSFIFDEVNEGVVANGGEPAEARPLLLGITKASLATDSFLSAASFQETTRVLTEAAIKGKNDPLLGLKENVIIGKLVPAGTGMNRYRNIQIKPLVEVPGCDMDDSIFDDILADDADFTQEEQPVVQDEE